GCGGGCATGGCTATTGCTGACCCGGCTTACCGACTGCTCGCCCCGGCTCCGAATTTTGCGGCAACGCCCCAGTAAGGCGCTTGCGGCGATTGTTTCTCCCCTTGGGTGCAGCGGCTTTGTCAGTTCGATAGTGGAATAAGCATGAAATTACCCTATAAGCGTGTGCTGGCCTTCGCGGCCGCGCTCGGCATTGGATTTATCTTGGCGCCGCAGCCGGATCCGCCGTTTACCGGCCACGGCGACCCCGCAGCGTTAAGCCAGTTGTACCAACGTTGGAAAAACGCTCACGAGCAATCCGCCCGCCCGGATACGCTGCAACTTGGCTTGAGCTATTCCAAAGCGCTGTCCGCACGCTTCAGTCCGGCCGCCGGCCGGCTCCAACTCAATCTGCGTACCGGTCGCTTGCAGGCGGCGGTGTCCGATTTGCCGGCAACAGGCCAATACGAACTCTGGCTGCTGGACAACCATCGCCCATCCCGGCAACGGCTGCGGATCGGGCAACTAGAGCCTACCGCTGACGGACACCGCTTGGCCGTGCAGCTCGATCCGCAGCAAATGCGCGGATTTACGCTGGACGCTGCCGCAATCGTCCAAGCCGGAACCTCGCCCGACAACGGCGGCCTGTTGTTCGGCTCGCCTAGCCTACTGCAACGCCTGTATTTCACCGAACACGACTGGCCGGGCGCGATGCTGGCCGCTGCCGGCGGCGTATCCGCGTCTGAGCGCGCGCCGTTCGAATTCCTGTTACCCAAGACCGCCCAAGCCGGCAATTTCGGCCGCGGCCCGCAATTGGCGCAGTTGATCGCCCGCGGCCAGAAGATTTTTACCGAAGAGACCTTTGGCGGTAACGGCCGCACCTGCGCCACCTGCCACCGCCCTGACAATAACCATACGATCGATCCGAATTACATCGCCAAACTGCCGAAGAGCGACCCGCTGTTCGTCGCCGAAACCAGGCCGGAACTGGCCGATTTGGAAAAACCGGCGCTGCTGCGCCAGTTCGCGTTGTTCGTCGCTAACGCCGATGGCTTCGACCGGCCGCCGGTGATGCGCAGCGCCTCGCACTTGCTGGGTCTGGCCAACACGCTGACCTTCGAACGCGCGGTCAATCCGGGCTACGGTAACGGCGAATTTACCCAGGACGAAGCCTATTTCAACAGCCACGATCCCGAAGCCCAACAGTCCGGCACCCATACCCAAGCCATCGGCTGGTCTGGCGACGGCGCGCCGGACGGCGGTTCGTTGCGCGACTTCGCCAAGGGCGCGATCAAACAGCACATGCCGAAAACTCTGATCCGGGCCGAGAACATCGATTTCAGGTTGCCGACCGAAGACGAACTCGACGCCTTGGAAGCGTACATGTTGTCTTTGGGGCGCAGCAGCGAATTGAATCTGGCCAATATGTATTTCAAATCGCCGCTGGTGCAGAACGGCTTGTTATTATTCAACACCAAAAACAATCCGAAAGCCGCGGACGGTTCGGTGATCTTCGGCGCCACGGCCAACTGTAACGGTTGCCACTTCAACGCCGGCGGCATCAGTTCCACCACCAACGCCAATCCGACCCGCGATACCGGTGTCGAGCGGATGCGCGACCAGTTGCACCATTTGGCCGATCCGACCCTGGCCTACGACGGCGGCTTCGGCCAGCTCCAACAAAACGATTGCGGCCCGAATTACGACGAAATCTGTTTTAGCGACGGCAGCGTCGCGCCGAGCGGCACCAGCTCGCGGCCGACCGGACACCAGGGTTTGAACCGTTTTAATACCCCATCGCTGGTCGAGGCGGCCGACACGGCGCCGTTCTTCCATAACAACAGCGTGACGACGCTGGAGGAAAGCGTCGCCTACTACAGTTCCGACGCCTTCAACAGCTCGCCCGGCGCGTTTACCTCCAGTAAAGCGAATCGGCAGGGCAAACTGGATTCGTCGCAAGTCATTGCCGTGGCATTGTTTTTACGCTCGATCAACGTATTGGAAAATATCCGCAGCTCCAATCTGTTGGATAAAAAAGCGATGGAGCAGAACGGCGAGCCAAGCTTGAAATCGCTGAAACTGGCAATAGCCGATACTCAGGACGCGGTGGAAGTGTTGCAGCAAGCAGTAATCAATCCCTATCCGGAAGCTTTGGAAAAGTTACAGCAGGCGTTGAATCTGGAGACGATGGCCGGCAACCGGTTTCATCCGGGCAGGATCGGACTATTGCGACAGGCGATAGTGTTGAAGGAACAGGCTCGCAACCTGATGGTCAGCGGCGGCTAGGCCAAGCCAGCAGAATACGATGAGATATTGCGGCCCAGATAAGGGGGGCGGAGCGCGAGCGTTGCCGCGGCGGGATTTTCTGCGGGCATAAAAAAAGCCGGCGAGGCGCGCCTCGTCCGGCTCTGGAAAGGCTTAAGCCGGAGCTTAAGCTTGGACCAGCGTTTTCCGGCGTCCGGTGTAGAGGAAACCCAACAAAGCGCTTGTCATGAACCAGATAGAGGCGGGAAGAGGTACTACAGAACCACCGCTTTGGTCAGCAGCTGGCTTGATATCGAAGCCGTACAGCAACGCCAAGGTGTTTTTCACACCAGGTTTGGCAAAAGTCAACAAGTAAGCGTTGTCATCGAACTCGAAATTTGCAAATTCGCTGACCCAGCCACTGACTGTCCACAAACCAAATTTGAAAGCACCGGTTGGCGAATAGCTGCCAATACCGCTAAAGGTATATAGCGGAGCCGCACTGCTCAGGTCAGCATTTGCTGCAAAGATACCGAAGGTATCGCTACTGGGAAACGGAGATGAAAAACTCACGGACAAAAAGTTGCTGTCCCCATCAGTCGATTCCCAAATAATACCTGCCGAACTTACAGTCGAAACTGCAAACAGGCACACAGCAAGCCATAGTCTTAAAGATAAAAGCGTTTTCATGGATATTCCCCATTAATTAACGTTAACAAACGGCCATCCATATGGCCACCTAGTCCGGACTTGGAGATTTATCCCAAATAACCGCCGCCGAACCGAGGATGAAAGCCGCAGCCTTCATCCAAAGTTAATTATACAAGAAATATGCCAAAAAAATTCAAGCATAGATTTCAACGGATTAAGTTTGCCGAATTGAAGCGAATGTAAAATTAGCCGACACTTTTTCCTGTAAATTGAGTGGTTAACGTCTCGGCTGCGCTATTTTGGCGCTAATCGCAATCCGCTGCCGGTACCCGCTGCTGCGCCACGCCGCCGGCCATGGCTCGGGAGGCGCCGAAACGGACGAATAAAGCCTGCCGAGCTTTGCTGCGCTGCCTAAGCTCGGCACGGATGCCGCGTGCCGCAAGCTGCTCTCGAAACGACAGCGCCCTGTCCTTCTCGACAAAAACGCCCAAAGATAGTGCGCCTTTCAGCTCGCCTTCCGGAACCATCCAGATGTCGGCAATCCCTTTCGCCTGTAACATCATTTTGTTAATCCGGCTTTGTTCCGCGTCCTTGGCGGCCGGGTAGTAGACTTGATAATCTGCAGGAACTGCGATTTCCCGATAAAAAGACTGTGCGGACACCAGCGGCTTGCCTTTCAACCAACGCTGCAATTCGGCGTCGTCGGCGAACGGCCCGGCTTCGTAACAATTGATTACCGGTTCGCGTTTGACGGCAGCCGGCCGCGGCGGCTTGTTCTCCGCGGCTCCGGTAACCCCCGCCAACCGTTGCGGTTGGGGCGGCAACAAAAGTTTCGGCACAGCCAGTCGTTGCAATGCGGCTGCATTGCGGTCCAAAACTTGCGAAATTGCCGCGCCGCGCCGCGCCGCATCGCGCTCTTCGACCAGTAAAATCGGCGGCAATTCGGACGGCCTATCGGTAGCCGGCGTCAACGCACCAAAATGGAACTGCCAGAAAAAAAACAGCACATTGGCCAGACACAGCAACAAAAAAATCGGCTTCATCCAACACACTCCGCTGCGATGCAATAATGCCACAAGCCCTTGAATACCAGTTGCGAATCCAGCACCCTATCTCCCGCCAGTTGTTGCGCCAACACGGCTGCGTCGCCCCCGGTCAAAACCAAGCGGTAATGCTGGTTTTGGCGGCGTAACGCGGTTTCGATCAAGCCGGCCGCCGCCCACAGCACGCCGGAATCGATTGCCGCATCGGTATCCGCCGCCAAGCCCACCGCTCCGGCGCCGGCCGCAACCGGCAAGGCGTGGGTATTGACTGCCAACGCCTGCTTCATCAAACGCAAACCGGGGCAAATCAAACCGCCTTGGTGGCGTCCGTCGGCGGCAACGAAATCGACGGTAATGGCCGTGCCGCAATCGACAATACAATTGGCGCCGGGATAGCCGTGCCGGGTGCCTATCATGGCCAACCAGCGGTCGACGCCCAATTTTTCGGGTTTGCGATAGGCGCTGGCGACGCCGAAAGCGTGCCGGGCCGAGACCGGCCGCACCCAGTGCGCGCGGGGCCACAGGCTGCGGCCGAGGCGAAGCACGTTTTCCACGGCATCGGGAGCGGCGACAGCCGCCAGTCCGATGGCCTCGGGTTCGGCCAAGCCGGCCCAAGCCTCGGTTAAGCCAGCCGCGAAATTCGCCGCGCGGTAGTCAAGATAACGGGTCTCGGCGATCGCGCCACGCTCGGCGACGGTCCACTTAAGATAGGAATTGCCGATATCCACCAGCAAAATCATGATTGCCTGAGACTGACTTCGCCGGAGGCGAAAGCCCGGATCTCGCCGTTGGCCTGGCGTAATAGCAGCAAGCCTTGGGCGTCGACGCCGGCCACTTCGCCGTCGAAACGCTGCTCGCCGAGAAATACGCTGGCCGGCCGGTGCAGCATACAGTCGTAACTGCGCCACTCGTCCAAAAAATGCGCCAGCGTGAGCGATTCGAACTCGGCCAATGCCGGCAGCAAGTGGTTTAGCAATTCTGCGGTCAAGCGGTTGCGCAAAGCGTGGGCGTCGTCGGCCAGAATAGCCTGCAAATCCACCCAGGCTTGGTCGATCGCCGCCGCGTGCCGGCTGGGCAAGAACACGTTCAATCCCAAGCCCATTACGGCGTGGCAAGGCCCACCGCTTTCGCCGCCGACTTCAATCAATATGCCGGCCAACTTACGCTGCCGCCAATAAATGTCGTTAGGCCATTTCAGGCCGACTTCTGCGATTCCCAACGCCCGCAACGCCCGCACCACGGCCACGCCCATCGCCAGACTCAAACCGTTCAAACCCGCCGGTCCGCTCTGAAACCGCCACAGTATCGACAGGTACACGTTATGGCCGAACGGCGAAACCCATTGCCGGCCGCGCCGGCCGCGCCCGCCAGTCTGCTGCTCCGCCAGGCAAACCACGCCGCTATCGCCCGAGCGGCGGGCGATTTCCAGTAAATGGCTATTGGTCGAGTGGATACGGTCGTGGATCTCGATGCGCCCGAGCAAGGCGGTGGCCCGGTTCGATAAATGCTCCAGAATCTGCCGTTCCTGCAACAGTTGCATCGGGTGGCTCAGGCGATAGCCTTTGCCGGAGACGGCGAGCAATTCGACGCCGGCGTCGGCCAGCGCCTGTTGGTATTTCCACACTGCCGACCGGCTGATTCCCAGGGACTGAGCCAACTCGGTACCGGAATGGAACCGGCCGTCGCCCAACAGGCCAATCAGCTGCTTCAGTTTCGGTGCCAGCGGCAGTACACCGTCCGCGGCAGCGCTAACGGTTTTGGACATCAGCCGCCGAGCTCAGGATTCGTTTTTATCGCGCAATTGCTGCAATTGCTTTTTGATGACGTGTTTGATCAACAGCTCCCGGTTATCTTCGGTCAGGTTGATGTATTCCACGCAAATCGCGAACGGCCGCAGCGGATTGTCCTGGGAAATGTCCTTGCACTGCACCACTCTGGCGTAAGCGACGATGACCGCCATACACGATGTCAGCAGCATGCGCAGCTCAAGGATTTCGCCGACCGCTATCGGTGTTTCGTTACTGAAGGCCAGACCGGTCGCACTCAGGCTGACTTCGCGGGTATCGTGCTCGGAAAAACTATCGGTTTGGGCATTGAGCGCTTGCGCAATCAGATTGATTTTGGTGTCGAGGATCTTCAGATATTCGAACATTTCCGGGTCGCGCCGCTCCAGGCGCGGCCCCAGCATCCGGGCTTCCTGGGCCAATACGTCCAGCGCCGAGGCTAAGGAACAGTTGCTCAATACGTCGTTGCAGACATGGCTGGCGGCGTCGAAATTCTTCTTGTCGACCACCTTGTGCAACAGGTTGATGGTGTCGTTAACCCGGAAATAACGCCGTTTTTCTTCAATTTCATCCGCCATGGCGTGCTCGATCCTCATGTATGAATTGGAATTTTAAACGGCAATTCTAGCCGATGCCGCGGCGGCCGGTTGTAACGCCGGGATGTCAATCGGGAACGGCCACGGCAAACCCGCCGATCAAAGCGTTAATTTCGCGACGGCCGACCAAGCGCACCGGCAGGATTAAATCCTCCGGGACAAGCCCCCGCTCCTGCAACGACTCCCGCTCCAGATAGAGCTCGGTGACTTCATAAAGCTCCAACGCCGTAAAAATAGCCGAGGTATCTTTCAACGCCAAACTTTCCGGCTGCTGCTGCGCCAGCAACTGCAAGACGCCGTCGTCCAACCACAGTACCGCCACCCGCTGGTCGAACGCTGCCGCCGTCAGCAAAGCATCCAACGATTCCGCCAAACCCACCCCGCTATGCGGCGGCCGGCGCATTACGAACAAAAACGACTTCATGGCCGCCTCACGCGAATACCAAGCAACGGTCGGCCAGCAACGTTGCTTCCAACCACTGCCCCAAGCCGGCGATCCGAAACCCGGCCGCCAAATCGTCGTCCCGCTTGCCTTGCCTGCGCGCCTCGTCCGCGCATAGTAAGCCGCGGCGCTGGGCCGCCGAGATGCAAACGGCTAAATCGACGCCTCGCTCCAGAGCCAGTTCGGTCCATAGCCTACCGAGCTGGATTTCATCCTCCGGCGGACTGGCGTAGCGGAACGCATGATAAACCCCGTCCTTATAGAAAAACACGCGCACCACATCGTGGCCGGAGTCGAGCGCTGCCAGAATAAAGCGGTAAGCAGTCAGGCCGGCATTGCCGGAGCAAGGGCCGGTATTAACTTGAACGGCATATTTCATCGCACTGTAGAATAGTGTCTTTGCAAACGGATAGCCGCATTTTAATACGCGCCCGCCAATCTTGCCTGTTTTGCCGCTGAGCCTTTCGCGATGGAACCAAATTCGATGCCCCCGGTCCGACCCGCCATGAGATCAATCCCCTACTTGCTCGTCCTTGGCTTGAGCCTGTTTTGCCCGCCGCCTCAGGCAGTGGAAATCGAAAAAATCCAGTTGCCGGATATGGGAGATTCCGCCGGCGCCATCATTTCGCCGCTGCAGGAAAAGGAATTCGGTGAAGCCTTTTTCCGCAACCTGCACCGGCAAGCGGAAATCAACCAAGACGTCGAAATCCAGCAATACATCGAGAATATAGGCCGGCAACTGGCGTCGCACAGCGATACGCCGTCGAATCCGTTCCATTTCTTCGTCGTGATGGACCAAAATATCAACGCCTTCGCCGGCCCCGGCGGCTACATCGGCGTCAACTCGGGCCTGATTCTACTGACCGAAGCGGAAAGCGAGCTGGCGTCGGTCATGGCGCACGAGATCGCCCACGTCACCCAGCGCCACCTGTACCGTTCGATCGAAAAGGCCAGCAAACTGTCGATACCGACCGTTGCCGCGACGCTGGCCGCAATCCTGATCGGCACCCAGTCGCCGAACATGGGTCAAGCGGCACTGATGGCAATCCAGGCCGGCAACATTCAGTTTCAAATCGACTTTACCCGCGACCACGAGAAAGAAGCCGACCGAGTCGGCATGCAGACGCTGGCCGAAGCCAATTTCGACCCGCGGGCGATGCCGGCCTTTTTCGAAAAGCTGCAACAGTCGACCCGCTATTACGGCAGGGGCGTCCCGGAATTCTTAAGAACCCACCCGGTGTCGGAAAACCGGGTTGCCGACACCCGCGGCCGTGCCGAAATCTACCCCTACCGGCAATATCCGGATTCGCTGGCCTACCAATTGGCCAAAGCCAAATTGACTGTGGTAACGGCCAAAGACACCAAGGCCGCCATGCAGCATTTCGCCACGCTGGAAATGCAAGGCACCAGCGAACAACGCGCCGTCGCCCGTTACGGCATGGGTTTAGTGCAATTGCAAAATCTGCAATTCGCGGCAGCCGGTCAGATATTCCAGCAGTTGGCCGAACAATACCCCAACCAACCCCAGTACATCGGCGCGCTGGCCCGTACCGCCAACGAAAGCCACGATTACGAAAAAGCCGGCAAGCTTTACGAATCGGCGCTCGGCCGTTTTCCGAACAACGACGCATTGAAAATCGAGTATACCCGCAGCCTGCTGAAAAGCGGCCGCGCCGAACGTGCCAAGCAGGTCCTGCAAAGCCTGTCCGACGGCCAGAAAGACCAGCCGTTTTACTACGAGCTGCTCGCGCAAATTTTCGCCGACCTGAAACAGCCCGGGGAATCTCACCGCTACACGGCCGAATACTACTACGCCAGCGGCGACACCGAATCGGCAATCATGCAAATCAGGCTGGCCAAACAGCAACCCGACCTCAGCTTCCAATTGCAAGCCATCCTCAACGAACGCTTGAATTTCTTCCTCAGCGAGGAAGAAACCCGGCGAGCCGAACGCTAAACACGGCATTAGAATCGGCTAATTTTTGCTAAGTCTCTGTTTAAAATAATCAATTTCGAAGCGAAACCATTTCTCCGCGAAACTGGCGTTTTTTTGTTGGACACCCGGATTTTTTTAAAATACACTTCGCCCACCTTATTACGGAGTGCATTCAACCCGGCAGGGTTGTATCTTTGAGGGGGAGGGAAGCGGCCTGTAAAAAAGGCTGACAATAATAATAATAAATAGTAACTGCTTGACTAAACTGCCATAAGGCAGGCGTCCAATACAATAACAATAATAATTACAACAAACAGGACGGGCCCGCGCTTAGCGGGCTTTTTATTGTCCGCCACCCTGCCTTGCCGCGCTGCCGTTCCGTATCTGGCTTAAGACTTGCTTTTGTCTTATAATTCAGCCCTCTCCGCTTGAAGCCCTAGCGGTTTACAAGCCTCACATCCCATAAACTCGACCAAGGTTTAATCATGGCACGCGTGACAGTCGAAGATTGCTTAGAAAATGTAGAAAACCGTTTCAAACTGGTGTTGCTGGCCAGCAAAAGAGCCCGCCAATTGGAAAAAGGCGCGGACGAATTCGTGCCGCGCGGCAAGGATAAAGATACCGTCGTGGCGCTGCGCGAAATCGCCGCCGGCTTCGTCACCGAGGAAAACGTCGACCGCCTGCACCGCTCCAGTTACGTATCGGAAACCCATCTGGAAATCTAAGCGGTATGCCTGAGATAGCTGCCAAGCCGACGCCCACGCTTCCGGTCATAGAGCACCCGGAAGAAAAGCTGCTGCACCAGCTCTGCGACATTCTGCGCAGCTATCTCGACCAAGACCAAATCAACGCCGTCGTCCGCGCCTACCACTTCGGCGCGGCCGCCCACTCCGGCCAATTCCGCCGTAGCGGCGAAGCCTATATCTGCCATCCGGTTTCGGTGGCGATCACGTTGGCCGGCATGCACATGGATGCCCACGGCATCATGGCGGCCATTCTGCACGACGTGATCGAAGACACCCCCATCACCAAGGATCAACTCGCGGAGCAATTCGGCGCCGAGGTTGCCGATTTGGTCGATGGCGTGACCAAACTCTCCAAGATCGACAGCCGCTCCCGCGCCGAGGCGCAAGCGGAAAACGTCAGAAAGATGTTTCTGGCCATGGCGCAAGACTTGCGCGTCATCGTCGTCAAACTGGCCGACCGGCTGCACAACATGCAAACCATGGGCAATATGCCTCTGGATAAAAAGCGCCGGATCGCCAAGGAAACGCTGGAAATCTACGCGCCGATCGCCAACCGTTTGGGCATGAACGACGTTCGCCACCAGCTCGAATCGCTAGGCTTCAAGGCCCTGTACCCGAACCGTTACGCCGCGATCAACAATGCCGTGAAAAAATCGCGCGGCAACCGCAAGGAAATCATCGACACCATCCAGAACGCCATTCAAAACCGGTTAAAGGAATCGGGGCTGGACGGCACCGTCGCCGGGCGCGAAAAAAACATCGCCAGCATTTACCAGAAAATGCTGAACAAGCGCATATCGTTTACCGACGTGTTCGACGTCTATGCGTTCCGCATCTATTGCTCGCAAGTCGACGACTGCTATCGCGCCCTGGGTTGCGTGCACAATCTCTACAAACCGGTACCCGGCCGGTTCAAGGACTATATCGCCCTGCCCAAAGCCAACGGCTACCAATCGCTGCACACGATTCTGATCGGCCCTTACGGCGTGCCGATCGAGATCCAGATCCGCACCCACGAAATGCACCGCTTGTCGGAATCCGGCATCGCCGCGCATTGGCTATACAAATCCGACAACGACAAAAGCGAAACCATACAGGCCCGCGCCAACGAATGGCTGCGCGACCTGTTGGAAATCCAGAAATCGGCCGGCGACTCGCTCGAATTCATCGATAACCTCAAGGTCGACCTGTTCCCGCAGGAAGTGTTCGTGTTCACGCCGAAAGGCAAGATCATCAAGCTACCGCGCGGCGCTACCGTGGTCGATTTTGCTTACATGGTGCATACCGACGTCGGCAATGCCTGCATCTCGGCCCGGATCGACAAAAAACTGGTGCCGCTGCAAACCAAATTGGAAAACGGCATGACGGTCGAAGTGATTACCGCGACGTGGGCCCGACCCAATCCGTTGTGGCTGAACTACGTGATCACCGCCAAGGCCCGCAGTTGCATCCGCGCCTATTTGAAGAACTTCAACCAGCAGGAAGCCATCAACTTGGGCCGCCGGCTGCTGGAAAAAGAACTCAACAGTCTGGGCATCCAATTGGAAAGCGTAGACAACACTCGGATTCTGCAGGTGCTGCAAGTCTTGAAAAAGCACTCGTTGAACGAATTGCTGGAGGACATCGGCCTGGGCAACCGCATGCCGTTCCTGGTTGCCAAACGCATCAGCCAAACCGACATCAACGCCGCGGTCAAGCTGGACGACCACGAACCGCATGCGAAAACGCCGCTGATTATCAAGGGCACCGAGGGCATTGTCGTCAGTCTGGCCAAATGCTGCCGGCCGATTCCGGGCGATCCGATCATCGGTTTTTTCAACCCCGGCAAAGGCATCGTGGTTCACCACCACGAGTGCCGCAACAGCAACGAAGTCCGCAAAAAGCAAACCACTTGGCTGGATGTGGAGTGGAGCCCGGAAGCAAGCGGCGAATTCCCGGCCGAAATCCGGATCGAATTGCTGAACCAACGCGGCTCGCTGGCCACGATTGCCTCGACCATTTCCAGCATGGACTCGAACATAGAAAACATCAACGTCGTCAGCCAGGACGATAGAGTCTCGGTAGACCTGCTGGTGCTGGCGGTACGCGACCGGGTGCATCTGGCCAACATCATCCGCAAATTGAAAAAGCTGTCCATCGTTTTAAAAATCACCCGCATCAAGGCATAACATGAGCAAGGAAATCATCTCTACGCCGCTGGCGCCGCAGGCGATCGGCACCTATTCTCAAGCCGTCAAAGTCGACAATACCGTTTATTTGTCCGGCCAAATTCCGCTGGACCCGCAAACCATGCAGATCGTCGACGGCGACATCGGCCGGCAAATTCGCCGGGTATTCGACAATCTGCAAGCCGTCGCCGAGGCCGCCGGCGGCAGCTTGAACGACATCGTCAAACTGAACGTGTTTCTGACCGACCTGAGCGATTTCCCTATCGTTAACGAAATCATGGCCGAATATTTCCAACAACCCTATCCGGCCCGCGCCGCCATCGGCGTTGCCGCACTGCCCAAAGCGGCCAGCGTAGAGATGGACGGCATTCTAGTTTTACCCAACGAATATTACTGACCTCTGCGCCGTGGCGGCGGAAGCCGTCGCCAGAGCCCCTCCCCGCCCGCAGCAACGATGCGTTCCGAACCGCAGCCTCACCCCGACCCGCGGCTGTTGCCGGTCACCGCATTGAATGGAATCGGCGCCCAATCCGCCGCCCGCCTGGAAAAACTCGGCATCCGCCATGTGCAGGACCTGTTGTTCCATTTGCCGCTACGTTACCAGGACCGCAGCCGAATCACGCCGCTTAATCAATTGCTGCCCGGTACGACAGCCTTGGTCTGCGGCCGCGTCGAATTCACCGACCAGATCCAGCGTGGCAGAAACAGCGTGATTTGCCGCATCGCCGACGGCAGCGGCGGCGAACTGTCGCTCAGGTTTTTTCATTTCTCGGTGCAACAAAGCCAACAATTGAAACCCGGCATACAGATCGGCTGTTTCGGCGAAATCCGTTACGGTTTTGCCGGGCTGGAAATGGTGCATCCGGAATACCGGC
Above is a window of Methylomonas koyamae DNA encoding:
- a CDS encoding RidA family protein, with the protein product MSKEIISTPLAPQAIGTYSQAVKVDNTVYLSGQIPLDPQTMQIVDGDIGRQIRRVFDNLQAVAEAAGGSLNDIVKLNVFLTDLSDFPIVNEIMAEYFQQPYPARAAIGVAALPKAASVEMDGILVLPNEYY
- the tusC gene encoding sulfurtransferase complex subunit TusC, producing the protein MKSFLFVMRRPPHSGVGLAESLDALLTAAAFDQRVAVLWLDDGVLQLLAQQQPESLALKDTSAIFTALELYEVTELYLERESLQERGLVPEDLILPVRLVGRREINALIGGFAVAVPD
- a CDS encoding type III pantothenate kinase; this encodes MILLVDIGNSYLKWTVAERGAIAETRYLDYRAANFAAGLTEAWAGLAEPEAIGLAAVAAPDAVENVLRLGRSLWPRAHWVRPVSARHAFGVASAYRKPEKLGVDRWLAMIGTRHGYPGANCIVDCGTAITVDFVAADGRHQGGLICPGLRLMKQALAVNTHALPVAAGAGAVGLAADTDAAIDSGVLWAAAGLIETALRRQNQHYRLVLTGGDAAVLAQQLAGDRVLDSQLVFKGLWHYCIAAECVG
- the rpoZ gene encoding DNA-directed RNA polymerase subunit omega, whose protein sequence is MARVTVEDCLENVENRFKLVLLASKRARQLEKGADEFVPRGKDKDTVVALREIAAGFVTEENVDRLHRSSYVSETHLEI
- a CDS encoding RelA/SpoT family protein; this translates as MPEIAAKPTPTLPVIEHPEEKLLHQLCDILRSYLDQDQINAVVRAYHFGAAAHSGQFRRSGEAYICHPVSVAITLAGMHMDAHGIMAAILHDVIEDTPITKDQLAEQFGAEVADLVDGVTKLSKIDSRSRAEAQAENVRKMFLAMAQDLRVIVVKLADRLHNMQTMGNMPLDKKRRIAKETLEIYAPIANRLGMNDVRHQLESLGFKALYPNRYAAINNAVKKSRGNRKEIIDTIQNAIQNRLKESGLDGTVAGREKNIASIYQKMLNKRISFTDVFDVYAFRIYCSQVDDCYRALGCVHNLYKPVPGRFKDYIALPKANGYQSLHTILIGPYGVPIEIQIRTHEMHRLSESGIAAHWLYKSDNDKSETIQARANEWLRDLLEIQKSAGDSLEFIDNLKVDLFPQEVFVFTPKGKIIKLPRGATVVDFAYMVHTDVGNACISARIDKKLVPLQTKLENGMTVEVITATWARPNPLWLNYVITAKARSCIRAYLKNFNQQEAINLGRRLLEKELNSLGIQLESVDNTRILQVLQVLKKHSLNELLEDIGLGNRMPFLVAKRISQTDINAAVKLDDHEPHAKTPLIIKGTEGIVVSLAKCCRPIPGDPIIGFFNPGKGIVVHHHECRNSNEVRKKQTTWLDVEWSPEASGEFPAEIRIELLNQRGSLATIASTISSMDSNIENINVVSQDDRVSVDLLVLAVRDRVHLANIIRKLKKLSIVLKITRIKA
- the birA gene encoding bifunctional biotin--[acetyl-CoA-carboxylase] ligase/biotin operon repressor BirA encodes the protein MSKTVSAAADGVLPLAPKLKQLIGLLGDGRFHSGTELAQSLGISRSAVWKYQQALADAGVELLAVSGKGYRLSHPMQLLQERQILEHLSNRATALLGRIEIHDRIHSTNSHLLEIARRSGDSGVVCLAEQQTGGRGRRGRQWVSPFGHNVYLSILWRFQSGPAGLNGLSLAMGVAVVRALRALGIAEVGLKWPNDIYWRQRKLAGILIEVGGESGGPCHAVMGLGLNVFLPSRHAAAIDQAWVDLQAILADDAHALRNRLTAELLNHLLPALAEFESLTLAHFLDEWRSYDCMLHRPASVFLGEQRFDGEVAGVDAQGLLLLRQANGEIRAFASGEVSLRQS
- the tusD gene encoding sulfurtransferase complex subunit TusD; its protein translation is MKYAVQVNTGPCSGNAGLTAYRFILAALDSGHDVVRVFFYKDGVYHAFRYASPPEDEIQLGRLWTELALERGVDLAVCISAAQRRGLLCADEARRQGKRDDDLAAGFRIAGLGQWLEATLLADRCLVFA
- a CDS encoding PilZ domain-containing protein, with protein sequence MADEIEEKRRYFRVNDTINLLHKVVDKKNFDAASHVCNDVLSNCSLASALDVLAQEARMLGPRLERRDPEMFEYLKILDTKINLIAQALNAQTDSFSEHDTREVSLSATGLAFSNETPIAVGEILELRMLLTSCMAVIVAYARVVQCKDISQDNPLRPFAICVEYINLTEDNRELLIKHVIKKQLQQLRDKNES
- a CDS encoding M48 family metalloprotease, whose protein sequence is MRSIPYLLVLGLSLFCPPPQAVEIEKIQLPDMGDSAGAIISPLQEKEFGEAFFRNLHRQAEINQDVEIQQYIENIGRQLASHSDTPSNPFHFFVVMDQNINAFAGPGGYIGVNSGLILLTEAESELASVMAHEIAHVTQRHLYRSIEKASKLSIPTVAATLAAILIGTQSPNMGQAALMAIQAGNIQFQIDFTRDHEKEADRVGMQTLAEANFDPRAMPAFFEKLQQSTRYYGRGVPEFLRTHPVSENRVADTRGRAEIYPYRQYPDSLAYQLAKAKLTVVTAKDTKAAMQHFATLEMQGTSEQRAVARYGMGLVQLQNLQFAAAGQIFQQLAEQYPNQPQYIGALARTANESHDYEKAGKLYESALGRFPNNDALKIEYTRSLLKSGRAERAKQVLQSLSDGQKDQPFYYELLAQIFADLKQPGESHRYTAEYYYASGDTESAIMQIRLAKQQPDLSFQLQAILNERLNFFLSEEETRRAER